In Phycisphaerae bacterium, one DNA window encodes the following:
- a CDS encoding response regulator: MTDKRVQILLVNADEELAEMVSRCLRDTSWAEVTHVTTASDALCEELTTRHDVVVTAMSLPDGDGLALTRELRLTNRCPVILTTEQPTAEEAIEALRLRVTDVLIQPFDIADLMDLIQKSAERRLCYRHRRRRYRRLRAMVSRIIRERRDLRQRMDLICRDLVHAYRNLAQKVAQSGVLTHDLKE; encoded by the coding sequence ATGACCGACAAGCGCGTGCAGATTCTCCTGGTCAACGCCGACGAAGAACTCGCGGAAATGGTCTCGCGCTGCCTGCGAGACACCTCCTGGGCCGAGGTGACCCACGTCACCACCGCCTCGGACGCCCTTTGCGAGGAGCTGACCACGCGGCATGACGTGGTGGTGACCGCGATGTCCCTGCCCGATGGAGACGGCCTTGCCCTCACCCGGGAGCTGCGCCTGACCAACCGTTGTCCGGTGATCCTTACCACCGAGCAGCCCACGGCCGAGGAGGCCATCGAAGCCCTCCGCCTCAGAGTCACTGACGTGCTCATCCAGCCTTTTGATATTGCCGACCTGATGGACCTGATCCAGAAGTCAGCCGAGCGGCGCCTTTGTTACCGCCACCGCCGGCGGCGATATCGACGGCTGCGTGCCATGGTCTCGCGCATCATTCGCGAACGTCGCGACCTCCGCCAGCGGATGGATCTGATCTGTCGCGACCTGGTCCATGCCTATCGCAACCTGGCTCAGAAAGTGGCACAGTCCGGCGTGCTTACGCACGACCTGAAAGAATAG